The Mesorhizobium sp. AR02 genomic interval GAGGATGTCGCCGATCTTTTCGGGGATCATGCCGTCCTCGAGCCGGTCGGTGATGACGCGGCGATCGAGATCGGCTTCCGACAGGCCATCGCAGAAGGCGATCAGCCTCCGATCGGCCGCGACCTGGGCAGCAAACAGCGCCTGTGGTTCATCGAATGGCACGAAGTCATCATGGGCCGCGGCACCGACACCGCCCTCTTCGAGAAAATCGAGATAGAGATGATCGACCGCGAGGATGTGGTTGAGCGTCGCCTTGATCGACGGGAAGAAGCTGGTGCGCTCGGCTTCGAACTCCCCGGGCTTGAGCGCTAGCACGGCGCGATAGAGCCGGTCGTTCGACCAGAGATTGTTGCCGGCCATGCGGCGCAGATGGTCAAGCAAGGTCATGACGTCACTCCGCCTACCCGCACCAGATGCAGGCCTGCTGCCATAACCGCGAAGCCGGCGAGAACGATCAGCTGCAACCAGTTCATGCGCAGACGCATGGCTTGCGTTTCCTCGTCCCGTGCGACTTTCATATTGGTGATGGTGTGAAACATCATCGCCTTGCGCGGGAAGCCGCTGCGGTTGGTCAGATCCGGCGAGCGCGCCTCGATGCGATAGCTCAACCGGATCGCCCGGATGAACACCACCAGAATCCCAAGCGCCCAGACGCCGGCCAGCAGATAGAACACCTCCCCTGTCATTCGATGCTCCCGCTGTTATCCCTGATATTTCTCGACCTTCTGTTCGATGGCGCCGAAGATCGAATGGCCGGCTCTGTCCTTCATCTCGATGCGCACCGTGTCGCCGAAGCGCAGGAACGGCGTTTTGGGTTCACCCGCCTCGATGGTCTCGATCATGCGCAGTTCGGCGATGCAGGAATAGCCGGCGCCGCCAGCCGAGACCGGCTTGCCCGGACCGCCGTTGAGCTTGTTGGAGACTGTACCCGAGCCGATGATGGTGCCTGATATCAGCGGCCTTGTCCTGGCGGCATGCACGATCAGCGCCGGAAAATCGAAGGTCATGTCGACACCGGCATTGGCGCGGCCGAAGGGCTTGCCGTTGAGGTCGGCAAGCAGCGGCAGGCTGACCTTGCCGCCGTCCCAGGCATCGCCCAGCTCATCCGGCGTCACCGCGACGGGCGAAAAGGCGGAGGATGGTTTTGACTGGAAGAAACCAAACCCCTTGGCCAGTTCCGGTCCGGTGAGTGCGCGTAGCGTCACATCGTTGACCAGCATGACCAACCGGATCGCGGCGCGCGCTTCATCGAGGCTTGCGCCCATCGGCACGTCGTCGACGATAACGGCGACTTCCGCTTCCATGTCGATGCCGAAGCCTTCGTCGGCCATGCGGATCGGATCGCGCGGCGCAATGAAGGAGTCCGAGCCGCCCTGGTAGATCAGCGGATCGGTCCAGAAACTCGCCGGCATCTCGACGCCACGCGCCTTCCGCACCAGCTCGACATGGTTCACATAGGCGGACCCGTCAGCCCATTGATAGGCGCGCGGCAGTGGTGAATGCGCGTCGTGCTCGTGAAAGCGTCCCGACGGCACCGCATTGTTCTCTAGCGATTCCGCGATTGTGCCGAGATGCGGCGAGACCCTGCGCCAATCGTCGAGTGCCGCCTGCAACGTGCGCGCCAGGAACGACGCATCGGTGTACAGCGTCAGGTCGCGCGAGACGACGACGAGTTTTCCATCACGCGTCCCGTCCTTCAATGTGGCAAGCTTCATGCGGTTCCCTCTCCTGATGCGGCCTTGGCGCCGCTTAACTCCACAACAAGGCCGTCGCGGGCGATCGTCAAGTCGCCGGCCCATGTTTTCCTGACAGCGGCGATCCAATCCGCCTCGCTGATGTCGGCATCGTCGGCGGGAATGAGGTGGTTGAGCACCAGTCTTTTCACCCCGGC includes:
- a CDS encoding DinB family protein; the protein is MTLLDHLRRMAGNNLWSNDRLYRAVLALKPGEFEAERTSFFPSIKATLNHILAVDHLYLDFLEEGGVGAAAHDDFVPFDEPQALFAAQVAADRRLIAFCDGLSEADLDRRVITDRLEDGMIPEKIGDILAHVFLHDIHHRGQVHAMLSGTSVAPPQLDEFLLDYDIKLRKAEVERLGLDDQINATS
- a CDS encoding fumarylacetoacetate hydrolase family protein, which produces MKLATLKDGTRDGKLVVVSRDLTLYTDASFLARTLQAALDDWRRVSPHLGTIAESLENNAVPSGRFHEHDAHSPLPRAYQWADGSAYVNHVELVRKARGVEMPASFWTDPLIYQGGSDSFIAPRDPIRMADEGFGIDMEAEVAVIVDDVPMGASLDEARAAIRLVMLVNDVTLRALTGPELAKGFGFFQSKPSSAFSPVAVTPDELGDAWDGGKVSLPLLADLNGKPFGRANAGVDMTFDFPALIVHAARTRPLISGTIIGSGTVSNKLNGGPGKPVSAGGAGYSCIAELRMIETIEAGEPKTPFLRFGDTVRIEMKDRAGHSIFGAIEQKVEKYQG